The following proteins are encoded in a genomic region of Xenopus laevis strain J_2021 chromosome 3L, Xenopus_laevis_v10.1, whole genome shotgun sequence:
- the LOC108710340 gene encoding olfactory receptor 1-like encodes MNCTTREYFHLLAFSISKKDQTFLSVGLLLIYSLAVLGNMMIIVLVCLVSQLHTPMYFFLCNLAFQDIIFVSAILPKLMAITITGDTRISFPSCLTQMFLFAFCTDTDFFLLATMAYDRYVAICVPLRYYLIMKPKLCVLLVIMSWILYASNAVCFSLLLSNLSFYNSHDLNHFFCDINILMEISCSDTSFIKQLILLEIPLIGIFPLMLILTSYVYIIATIKKMRTFAARLKTFSSCSSHLTVVLLFCGTSIGIYIKPDSQNFQEQDKILSLLYIGLVPLLNPLVYSLRNRQVWSATRIVFGKYILGTSLSHFSSSLHSRSWVS; translated from the coding sequence ATGAATTGCACAACTCGTGAGTATTTCCATCTCCTAGCTTTCTCTATCTCGAAGAAAGATCAAACATTTCTCAGTGTCGGACTTTTACTGATCTACTCACTGGCTGTGCTTGGAAACATGATGATTATTGTGCTTGTATGTCTGGTATCCCAGCTGCacacccccatgtacttcttcTTGTGCAACCTGGCATTCCAGGACATTATCTTTGTCTCCGCCATCCTGCCTAAACTGATGGCCATCACAATTACAGGAGACACCAGAATCTCTTTCCCCAGCTGTTTAACACAAATGTTCCTGTTTGCATTCTGCACAGATACAGATTTTTTCCTACTGGCTACTATGGCTTACGATCGATATGTGGCCATTTGTGTTCCTCTCCGTTACTACCTGATAATGAAGCCAAAGCTTTGCGTCCTGCTGGTGATAATGTCATGGATTCTGTATGCCTCTAATGCAGTGTGCTTCTCTTTGCTTTTGTCTAATCTATCATTCTATAATTCACATGATCTGAATCATTTCTTTTGTGATATTAATATACTGATGGAGATCTCATGCAGTGACACCTCATTTATTAAACAATTGATTTTACTTGAAATACCATTAATCGGGATATTTCCGCTCATGCTGATCCTAACATCATATGTGTACATCATAGCTACGATCAAGAAAATGCGAACCTTTGCTGCGAGACTCAAGACGTTCTCCAGCTGTTCCTCACATTTAACAGTTGTATTGCTGTTCTGTGGCACCTCTATTGGGATTTACATAAAGCCAGACTCACAGAACTTCCAAGAACAAGACAAGATTCTTTCTTTGCTGTATATTGGCCTTGTTCCATTGTTAAACCCATTAGTGTACAGCTTAAGAAACAGGCAGGTTTGGTCAGCCACAAGAATAGTATTTGGCAAATATATACTTGGAACATCTCTATCTCATTTTTCTAGCTCTTTACACAGTAGATCTTGGGTCTCataa
- the LOC108710341 gene encoding olfactory receptor 1020 yields MHFPSFNRSLKNQYFLLDGLTKDPTLEVVLFIIFLVIYIFTILGNSGLIFLIIKCPSLQTPMYFFLKHLSFIDMCYTSVIIPRTLYNFLAMEKTITLLACAVQMYFYGAYFNTEALLLAAMAYDRYAAICKPLIYHVIIKREVCHLFVCTCYAVGFFNSFIHTGNTFRQTYCNSLKISHFYCDVAPVLKLACSDTSTTELVIYAIVGVNSSVCVVTIATSYAYIFSAILRIQSTQGRHKAFTTCSSHLVSVGTLFGTLIYMYMRPNSSYLNDQDKVVSVFYTMIIPMLNPIIYSFRNTDVRKAFLKMA; encoded by the coding sequence ATGCATTTTCCTTCATTTAACCGGTCACTGAAAAATCAGTATTTTTTGCTTGATGGACTTACAAAAGACCCAACACTTGAAGTTGTCCTCTTCATTATCTTCTTGGTTATATACATCTTTACAATTTTAGGGAACAGTGGATTAATTTTTCTGATCATAAAATGCCCTAGTCTACAGACTCCCATGTATTTCTTTTTGAAACATTTATCTTTCATAGATATGTGTTATACTTCTGTCATCATCCCAAGAACTCTCTACAATTTTCTTGCTATGGAGAAAACCATTACTTTACTGGCATGTGCTGTTCAGATGTATTTTTATGGAGCCTATTTTAACACTGAAGCTCTTTTATTAGCTGCTATGGCTTATGACCGTTATGCAGCAATATGCAAACCTTTGATTTACCATGTCATTATAAAAAGAGAAGTATGCCATTTATTTGTTTGTACATGCTATGCAGTTGGCTTCTTTAATTCTTTTATACATACTGGGAACACATTCAGGCAGACCTACTGCAACTCTCTTAAGATATCCCATTTCTACTGTGATGTAGCCCCAGTCCTGAAGTTGGCATGCTCAGATACCTCTACGACTGAACTTGTCATTTATGCTATTGTAGGAGTGAACTCATCTGTATGTGTGGTAACCATTGCTACATCATATGCCTACATATTCTCTGCCATACTAAGAATTCAGTCTACACAAGGAAGGCACAAAGCATTTACAACTTGTTCTTCTCACTTGGTTTCTGTGGGAACATTATTCGGAACTCTGATCTACATGTACATGCGCCCAAACTCCAGTTATTTGAATGATCAAGATAAGGTGGTGTCTGTTTTTTACACAATGATAATCCCTATGTTAAATCCAATCATTTACAGCTTCAGGAACACAGATGTGAGGAAAGCATTTCTGAAAATGGCAtaa